From the genome of Gracilinanus agilis isolate LMUSP501 chromosome 2, AgileGrace, whole genome shotgun sequence, one region includes:
- the CANX gene encoding calnexin isoform X2 yields the protein MEPKWWLFMVLLLLGTVVQAHDGRDDEDDDDDDDDDDVIDVEEDLEDGIEEIEDSKLGDGATLPPSPKVTYKAPVPTGEVYFVDAFDKGMLVGWVLSKAKKDDTDDEIAKYDGKWEVEEMKESKLPGDKGLVLLSRAKHHAISARLNKPFTFDTKPLIVQYEVNFQSGIECGGAYVKLLSRTPELNLDQFHDKTPYTIMFGPDKCGEDYKLHFIFRHKNPKTGIYEEKHAKRPDTDLKTYFTDKKTHLYTLVLNPDNSFEILVDQMVVNSGNLLNDMTPPVNPPREIEDPNDQKPEDWDERPKIPDPDAVKPDDWDETAPAKIPDEDATKPEGWLDDEPEYVSDPDAEKPEDWDEDMDGEWEAPQIANPKCESAPGCGVWQRPTIDNPNYKGKWKAPMIDNPNYQGIWKPRKIPNPDFFEDLEPFKMTPFSAVGLELWSMTSDIFFDNFIICADRAVADDWANDGWGLKKAADGAAEPGVMGQMLEAAEERPWLWVVYILTVALPLFLVVLFCCSGKKQPSAAEYKKTDAPQPDVKEEEEEEEKEEEKEKKDEEEETEEKLEEKQKSDAEEDAGTVSQEDEDRKPKAEEDEVLNRSPRNRKPRRD from the exons ATGGAACCAAAGTGGTGGTTATTTATGGTTTTGCTGCTCCTTGGAACAGTGGTTCAGGCACATGATGGAcgtgatgatgaagatgatgatgatgatgacgatgacgaTGATGTAATTGATGTAGAAGAAGACCTAGAAGATGGCattgaagaaatagaagactCAAAGCTTGGAGATGGTGCCACTCTTCCTCCATCACCAAAG GTTACCTACAAAGCCCCAGTTCCAACAGGAGAGGTTTACTTTGTTGATGCCTTCGACAAGGGAATGCTGGTTGG ATGGGTTTTATCCAAAGCCAAGAAGGATGATACTGATGATGAAATTGCCAAATATGATG GTAAATGGGAagtggaagaaatgaaggaatctAAACTTCCAGGAGATAAGGGGCTTGTGTTGCTGTCACGAGCCAAACATCATGCCATCTCTGCAAGGTTGAACAAGCCATTTACATTTGACACTAAGCCCCTCATTGTTCA GTATGAGGTGAATTTCCAAAGTGGAATAGAATGTGGTGGAGCCTATGTGAAACTGCTTTCAAGAACTCCAGAATTGAATCTT GATCAGTTCCACGACAAGACCCCTTACACAATAATGTTTGGTCCAGATAAATGTGGAGAGGACTATAAGCTGCACTTCATCTTCAGGCATAAAAACCCAAAGACAGGCATCTATGAGGAAAAGCATGCTAAGAGACCAGATACGGATCTGAAGACCTACTTTACTGATAAGAAAACACATCTGTATACATTAG tcTTGAATCCAGATAATAGCTTTGAAATATTAGTTGATCAAATGGTTGTGAATAGTGGGAATCTTCTGAATGATATGACTCCTCCTGTGAATCCTCCCCGGGAAATTGAGGATCCAAATGACCAGAAGCCTGAGGACTGGGATGAGAGGCCAAAGATACCAGATCCTGATGCTGTCAAACCAGATGACTG GGATGAGACTGCTCCTGCTAAGATTCCAGATGAGGATGCTACAAAACCTGAAGGCTGGTTGGATGATGAGCCTGAATATGTATCTGATCCAGATGCAGAGAAGCCAGAGGATTG GGATGAAGATATGGATGGAGAATGGGAAGCTCCCCAAATTGCAAACCCAAAATGTGAATCAGCCCCTGGTTGTGGTGTCTGGCAAAGACCTACCATTGACAATCCCAATTACAAGGGCAAATGGAAAGCACCTATGATTGACAATCCCAACTACCAG GGAATCTGGAAACCAAGGAAGATTCCAAACCCAGATTTCTTTGAAGATCTAGAGCCTTTCAAAATGACTCCTTTCAGTGCTGTGGGTCTGGAGCTGTGGTCCATGACATCAGATATCTTTTTTGACAACTTTATTATTTGTGCAGACCGAGCAGTTGCAGATGATTGGGCCAATGATGGGTGGGGTCTGAAGAAAGCTGCTGATGGGGCTGCAGAG CCTGGTGTAATGGGGCAAATGCTTGAAGCAGCTGAAGAACGTCCATGGCTTTGGGTGGTCTATATTCTCACTGTGGCCTTGCCATTGTTCCTTGTGGTCCTCTTCTGCTGTTCTGGAAAG AAACAACCCAGTGCTGCAGAGTATAAGAAGACAGATGCTCCTCAACCAGatgtgaaggaagaggaggaagaagaggagaaagaggaggaaaaggagaagaaagatgaagaagaggagaCTGAAGAGAAACTTG aagagaagcaaaaaagtgATGCTGAAGAGGATGCAGGTACTGTAAGTCAAGAGGATGAAGATAGAAAACCTAAAGCAGAG GAAGATGAAGTTTTGAACAGATCACCCAGAAACAGAAAGCCACGAAGAGattga
- the CANX gene encoding calnexin isoform X1: MEPKWWLFMVLLLLGTVVQAHDGRDDEDDDDDDDDDDVIDVEEDLEDGIEEIEDSKLGDGATLPPSPKVTYKAPVPTGEVYFVDAFDKGMLVGWVLSKAKKDDTDDEIAKYDGKWEVEEMKESKLPGDKGLVLLSRAKHHAISARLNKPFTFDTKPLIVQYEVNFQSGIECGGAYVKLLSRTPELNLDQFHDKTPYTIMFGPDKCGEDYKLHFIFRHKNPKTGIYEEKHAKRPDTDLKTYFTDKKTHLYTLVLNPDNSFEILVDQMVVNSGNLLNDMTPPVNPPREIEDPNDQKPEDWDERPKIPDPDAVKPDDWDETAPAKIPDEDATKPEGWLDDEPEYVSDPDAEKPEDWDEDMDGEWEAPQIANPKCESAPGCGVWQRPTIDNPNYKGKWKAPMIDNPNYQGIWKPRKIPNPDFFEDLEPFKMTPFSAVGLELWSMTSDIFFDNFIICADRAVADDWANDGWGLKKAADGAAEPGVMGQMLEAAEERPWLWVVYILTVALPLFLVVLFCCSGKKQPSAAEYKKTDAPQPDVKEEEEEEEKEEEKEKKDEEEETEEKLEKQKSDAEEDAGTVSQEDEDRKPKAEEDEVLNRSPRNRKPRRD, translated from the exons ATGGAACCAAAGTGGTGGTTATTTATGGTTTTGCTGCTCCTTGGAACAGTGGTTCAGGCACATGATGGAcgtgatgatgaagatgatgatgatgatgacgatgacgaTGATGTAATTGATGTAGAAGAAGACCTAGAAGATGGCattgaagaaatagaagactCAAAGCTTGGAGATGGTGCCACTCTTCCTCCATCACCAAAG GTTACCTACAAAGCCCCAGTTCCAACAGGAGAGGTTTACTTTGTTGATGCCTTCGACAAGGGAATGCTGGTTGG ATGGGTTTTATCCAAAGCCAAGAAGGATGATACTGATGATGAAATTGCCAAATATGATG GTAAATGGGAagtggaagaaatgaaggaatctAAACTTCCAGGAGATAAGGGGCTTGTGTTGCTGTCACGAGCCAAACATCATGCCATCTCTGCAAGGTTGAACAAGCCATTTACATTTGACACTAAGCCCCTCATTGTTCA GTATGAGGTGAATTTCCAAAGTGGAATAGAATGTGGTGGAGCCTATGTGAAACTGCTTTCAAGAACTCCAGAATTGAATCTT GATCAGTTCCACGACAAGACCCCTTACACAATAATGTTTGGTCCAGATAAATGTGGAGAGGACTATAAGCTGCACTTCATCTTCAGGCATAAAAACCCAAAGACAGGCATCTATGAGGAAAAGCATGCTAAGAGACCAGATACGGATCTGAAGACCTACTTTACTGATAAGAAAACACATCTGTATACATTAG tcTTGAATCCAGATAATAGCTTTGAAATATTAGTTGATCAAATGGTTGTGAATAGTGGGAATCTTCTGAATGATATGACTCCTCCTGTGAATCCTCCCCGGGAAATTGAGGATCCAAATGACCAGAAGCCTGAGGACTGGGATGAGAGGCCAAAGATACCAGATCCTGATGCTGTCAAACCAGATGACTG GGATGAGACTGCTCCTGCTAAGATTCCAGATGAGGATGCTACAAAACCTGAAGGCTGGTTGGATGATGAGCCTGAATATGTATCTGATCCAGATGCAGAGAAGCCAGAGGATTG GGATGAAGATATGGATGGAGAATGGGAAGCTCCCCAAATTGCAAACCCAAAATGTGAATCAGCCCCTGGTTGTGGTGTCTGGCAAAGACCTACCATTGACAATCCCAATTACAAGGGCAAATGGAAAGCACCTATGATTGACAATCCCAACTACCAG GGAATCTGGAAACCAAGGAAGATTCCAAACCCAGATTTCTTTGAAGATCTAGAGCCTTTCAAAATGACTCCTTTCAGTGCTGTGGGTCTGGAGCTGTGGTCCATGACATCAGATATCTTTTTTGACAACTTTATTATTTGTGCAGACCGAGCAGTTGCAGATGATTGGGCCAATGATGGGTGGGGTCTGAAGAAAGCTGCTGATGGGGCTGCAGAG CCTGGTGTAATGGGGCAAATGCTTGAAGCAGCTGAAGAACGTCCATGGCTTTGGGTGGTCTATATTCTCACTGTGGCCTTGCCATTGTTCCTTGTGGTCCTCTTCTGCTGTTCTGGAAAG AAACAACCCAGTGCTGCAGAGTATAAGAAGACAGATGCTCCTCAACCAGatgtgaaggaagaggaggaagaagaggagaaagaggaggaaaaggagaagaaagatgaagaagaggagaCTGAAGAGAAACTTG agaagcaaaaaagtgATGCTGAAGAGGATGCAGGTACTGTAAGTCAAGAGGATGAAGATAGAAAACCTAAAGCAGAG GAAGATGAAGTTTTGAACAGATCACCCAGAAACAGAAAGCCACGAAGAGattga